One Devosia lacusdianchii genomic window carries:
- a CDS encoding LexA family protein has translation MTSLSDFPPDVQAAASKAHAEFASSQCSDNLGVIIARAIVADRCQRINVTGLTTQQAACLKAIAEHQARTGLSPTHDELRVALGLASKSGVSRLLHWLESRGRILRPANQSRAITIISTPSS, from the coding sequence ATGACCAGCCTCTCCGACTTCCCACCAGATGTGCAGGCAGCGGCATCGAAGGCGCATGCCGAGTTCGCCAGCAGCCAGTGCAGCGACAACCTTGGGGTCATCATCGCCCGCGCCATCGTGGCCGACCGCTGCCAGCGCATCAACGTCACGGGCCTGACGACCCAGCAGGCGGCATGCCTCAAGGCCATTGCCGAGCACCAGGCCCGCACCGGGCTATCCCCAACCCACGACGAATTGCGCGTCGCCTTGGGGCTCGCCAGCAAGAGCGGCGTGTCCCGCCTGCTGCACTGGCTGGAAAGCCGAGGCCGCATCCTGCGACCGGCCAACCAGTCCCGCGCCATCACCATCATCTCAACCCCGTCATCGTGA
- a CDS encoding DNA cytosine methyltransferase: MNAILHDSFLSFADAHGFDTTHELVIDCFAGGGGASEGMEMAMRDMRLAGQLPEDHRCAVDIAINHDPKAIAMHAANHPRTMHLTADIWTADPLTVTGGIAVGALWASPDCRGFSKAKGGAPVSKSVRSLAWVVAHWADQVRPREIYMENVEEFQDWCDLDPTSRPDKNLKGKEFKRWVARFRRLGYRVEWRVLRANFFGAPTIRKRLYIMMRCDGEPIFWPAETHADPKSEAVANGSKQAWPVAADILDFDRPCPSILMTKEEAKAYTKATGIKIIRPLAFNSEERIAKGTKRYVIDKGDDAFVVLCNHSGTGFRGQGIGESFDTVTRARDAHGLVVPHLMTMRNAAKPFTGADEPTHTITAGGAGLSEVEATIAPFLSHGQQGGRSRPATEPAHTIAASTKDTNQVAAVYIAQHNGGSRAPIGRAADEPLSTLTVEGSQQQAVSVYLGRQFGKSVGHDATESNGTVTAGGGGKSQVVSAHMISMKGSDRRASSVEVPATAATAQGQHTGVVMPFLQAYYGVDQDTPVTDSVHTVTTKDRFSHVEAEAGALPLTDAQLDSARKVAAFLRKYDCWDDREFVTLTIRGVQYIIIDIGMRMLTPRELARAQGFRETYILAAPYNGGFLTETDQRHKIGNSVCPDMAYALFRQNYRPKPRLVVNNDQGWLFASSAPSERAAA; this comes from the coding sequence ATGAACGCGATCCTCCACGACTCCTTCTTGTCTTTCGCCGATGCCCACGGCTTCGACACGACGCACGAGCTGGTGATCGACTGCTTTGCCGGTGGTGGCGGAGCGAGCGAAGGCATGGAGATGGCCATGCGCGACATGCGCTTGGCTGGCCAGCTACCGGAAGATCATCGGTGCGCCGTCGATATCGCGATCAACCATGATCCGAAGGCGATAGCGATGCACGCTGCGAACCACCCGCGGACGATGCACCTCACGGCCGACATCTGGACCGCCGATCCGCTCACGGTCACTGGCGGCATTGCGGTTGGGGCTCTCTGGGCATCGCCGGACTGCCGCGGCTTCAGCAAGGCCAAGGGTGGAGCTCCAGTCAGCAAGTCCGTTCGATCCCTCGCATGGGTTGTCGCCCATTGGGCCGACCAGGTGCGGCCGCGCGAAATCTACATGGAGAACGTCGAGGAGTTTCAGGACTGGTGCGACCTCGATCCGACCAGCCGCCCCGACAAGAACCTGAAGGGCAAGGAATTTAAACGCTGGGTCGCTCGGTTCCGTCGCCTCGGCTACCGCGTGGAGTGGCGCGTGCTGCGGGCGAACTTCTTCGGTGCTCCGACCATTCGCAAGCGCCTCTACATCATGATGCGATGCGACGGCGAGCCGATCTTCTGGCCTGCTGAGACCCATGCCGATCCGAAGTCCGAAGCCGTGGCGAACGGCTCGAAGCAAGCATGGCCCGTCGCTGCCGATATCCTCGACTTCGACCGTCCGTGCCCGTCGATCCTGATGACCAAGGAAGAGGCCAAGGCCTACACCAAGGCCACCGGCATCAAGATCATTCGCCCGCTGGCATTCAACAGCGAAGAGCGGATCGCCAAGGGCACCAAGCGCTATGTGATCGACAAGGGCGACGATGCCTTTGTCGTGCTCTGCAACCACAGCGGGACAGGCTTCAGAGGGCAGGGTATCGGCGAGAGCTTCGACACCGTCACCAGGGCGCGTGACGCCCACGGCCTGGTCGTGCCGCATCTGATGACCATGCGGAACGCCGCCAAGCCCTTCACCGGAGCGGACGAGCCGACGCACACCATAACGGCGGGAGGGGCAGGGCTGAGCGAGGTCGAGGCGACCATCGCGCCCTTCCTTTCTCATGGCCAGCAGGGCGGACGCAGCCGCCCGGCAACTGAGCCAGCGCACACCATTGCAGCGAGCACCAAGGACACCAACCAGGTCGCAGCGGTCTACATCGCCCAGCACAACGGCGGCTCCCGCGCACCGATCGGCCGCGCCGCTGATGAGCCGCTTTCCACCCTCACGGTCGAAGGTTCGCAACAGCAGGCAGTGTCGGTCTACCTGGGCCGCCAGTTCGGCAAGTCGGTCGGTCACGACGCGACCGAATCCAACGGCACAGTGACGGCAGGCGGAGGCGGGAAATCGCAAGTCGTCTCGGCTCACATGATTTCGATGAAGGGTAGCGATCGCCGCGCCTCGTCAGTCGAAGTCCCGGCAACCGCCGCGACGGCCCAAGGCCAGCACACAGGCGTCGTGATGCCGTTCCTCCAAGCCTACTATGGCGTCGACCAGGACACGCCGGTCACCGACTCGGTCCACACCGTGACCACGAAGGATCGGTTCTCGCATGTCGAGGCGGAGGCAGGGGCGCTACCGCTGACCGACGCCCAACTCGACAGCGCTCGCAAGGTCGCCGCCTTCCTTCGCAAATACGATTGTTGGGATGACCGCGAGTTCGTGACGCTGACCATTCGTGGCGTCCAATACATCATCATCGATATTGGCATGCGGATGCTGACGCCCCGCGAGCTCGCCCGCGCCCAAGGCTTCCGCGAAACCTACATCCTGGCCGCGCCCTACAATGGCGGCTTTCTGACCGAGACCGACCAGCGCCACAAGATCGGCAATTCGGTCTGCCCCGACATGGCCTACGCGCTGTTCCGCCAGAACTATCGGCCGAAGCCCCGCCTGGTCGTCAACAATGACCAAGGCTGGCTATTCGCTTCTTCGGCACCATCCGAGAGGGCCGCAGCATGA
- a CDS encoding GcrA family cell cycle regulator, whose protein sequence is MTAAQQTRLFDWTDDAVSLLRNRWAEGASCSEIARELGGGLSRSAVIGKVTRLKLPARASTTGSTRPHGNKGRPKANFIAAKRKAANENGGLAFKLAQARKDGLSVEEGMAAVLGQPRVDGLGDAVPTDRQLIGLLDLTDRTCRWPFGDPGEPGFGFCGCRKSRHAGPYCPEHTAKSEVRR, encoded by the coding sequence ATGACCGCAGCACAGCAGACCAGACTATTTGACTGGACCGATGATGCAGTGAGCCTGCTCCGCAATCGGTGGGCAGAGGGTGCGTCCTGTTCGGAGATCGCCAGAGAACTCGGTGGAGGGCTGTCCCGATCGGCGGTCATTGGCAAGGTGACGCGACTGAAGCTCCCCGCACGCGCTTCCACTACGGGGTCAACGCGTCCTCACGGCAACAAGGGCCGGCCCAAGGCGAACTTCATCGCCGCGAAGCGCAAGGCCGCAAATGAAAATGGCGGCCTTGCTTTCAAACTGGCCCAGGCCCGCAAGGACGGCCTTTCGGTCGAAGAGGGCATGGCAGCGGTGCTTGGCCAACCGCGCGTCGACGGTCTCGGCGATGCCGTCCCCACCGACCGCCAGTTGATCGGTCTGCTCGACCTGACAGATCGCACGTGCCGCTGGCCGTTCGGCGACCCTGGCGAGCCGGGATTCGGCTTCTGCGGATGCCGGAAGAGCCGTCATGCCGGTCCATACTGCCCAGAACACACCGCCAAGTCGGAGGTGCGTCGGTGA
- a CDS encoding AAA family ATPase, with protein sequence MSDLRFPDALLDRIRDAVPISEVVSQYVSWDNGKSQPGRGDLWACCPFHAERDPSFHVLDQEGIYKCFVCSDSAGDVFDFLVQISGISFVEAVKVVAGMAGIDTDQPNAQQTAGAPRPALPPAKASQRPAKEPKGPKRKREGQWTIFKAYDYEIDGVVQYQNVRIQFKMPDGSWELDPDSGKPDKDFRQRRPSGLPDGSWVWGLKAGTFMRRRAGEDWRKLDETVLAEWGSGERLTLKDDVPHGIYRRTEVELAIEQGRTILFLEGEKAVDASWALGQPATCNSGGGENFDESIIAIFRGARVVASPDNDPQRRDNDGELVFHPDGRPSFKGKDHAEQFCAMARKKAAFVGLLELPGLPLKGDIFEWIAAGGTIEQLQALIDHCPPWRPRPPQSKFGAIGLDQLHQPHLKHEFLIDGFLDRRGVAMMPGASGSAKTFLTLEMGMCIALNRDFWGMQVKPGLVLYQAGEGKEGVTKRIDGWLLDRDVPPSAEVPFKVLPRKVNLFVDDKDTDDLIEEGKAWSEYYEQPVRLMIIDTFNKAITGANENAGQDMGRVLSRLERISEALDCAVLVPMHKSKQGDMRGHTSLMGDASNVLNVTKLEIRDGNGRQIRTVSLDKNKDGEGGHPMRFVLRQIVLGEEENGKPRTTCVVDRPNGDDEALVAEGKLSLNQTLFLQTLRDSIDIEGEDAPLGVTGVPRGKRVVQYKAFAARLWNKWPFTAPEHEVEKRKKEFSTQVGAAGKRLVAHGYVERHNDTGLIWWTGKSDRPPRQPKPVEKPGAGISPAVMKELKEEDVPF encoded by the coding sequence GTGAGCGATCTACGTTTCCCCGACGCTCTCCTTGACCGTATCCGCGACGCTGTGCCGATCTCGGAGGTGGTGAGCCAATATGTGAGCTGGGATAATGGCAAGTCGCAGCCAGGTCGTGGTGACCTCTGGGCCTGCTGCCCATTCCATGCTGAGCGCGACCCGAGCTTCCACGTTCTGGATCAGGAAGGCATCTACAAGTGTTTCGTCTGCTCGGATTCGGCCGGCGATGTGTTCGACTTTCTCGTCCAGATCAGCGGCATCTCGTTCGTTGAGGCCGTGAAGGTCGTGGCCGGAATGGCGGGCATCGACACCGACCAGCCAAATGCCCAGCAAACCGCCGGCGCGCCTCGTCCAGCGCTTCCGCCCGCAAAGGCGAGCCAACGCCCAGCCAAGGAGCCGAAGGGGCCCAAGCGCAAGCGCGAGGGGCAATGGACGATATTCAAGGCCTATGACTATGAGATCGACGGGGTGGTGCAATACCAGAACGTCCGCATCCAGTTCAAAATGCCGGACGGGTCATGGGAGTTGGACCCGGACTCTGGAAAGCCGGACAAGGACTTTCGCCAGCGCCGACCATCGGGCCTCCCGGATGGTTCGTGGGTATGGGGGCTCAAGGCCGGCACCTTCATGCGCCGCAGGGCGGGGGAAGACTGGCGCAAGCTCGACGAAACCGTCCTAGCCGAATGGGGCAGCGGCGAGCGCCTGACACTCAAGGATGATGTCCCGCACGGCATCTACCGCCGGACGGAGGTCGAACTTGCCATTGAGCAGGGCCGGACCATCCTATTTCTGGAAGGCGAGAAGGCCGTTGACGCGTCATGGGCGCTCGGCCAGCCGGCGACCTGCAACAGCGGCGGCGGGGAAAACTTCGATGAGAGCATAATTGCGATATTTCGCGGTGCCCGCGTCGTGGCTTCTCCGGACAATGACCCGCAGCGCCGGGACAATGACGGCGAGCTCGTGTTCCACCCCGACGGGCGGCCCTCGTTCAAGGGCAAGGATCATGCCGAGCAATTCTGTGCAATGGCGCGGAAGAAGGCCGCCTTCGTGGGCCTGCTCGAACTGCCGGGCCTGCCGCTGAAAGGCGATATTTTTGAGTGGATCGCTGCGGGCGGGACCATTGAGCAGTTACAGGCGCTGATCGACCATTGCCCGCCATGGCGACCACGACCACCACAGTCCAAATTTGGCGCGATCGGCCTCGACCAGCTTCACCAGCCACACCTGAAGCATGAGTTCCTGATCGACGGCTTTCTCGATCGCCGCGGCGTCGCAATGATGCCCGGCGCCTCCGGATCCGCAAAGACTTTCCTCACTCTCGAAATGGGCATGTGCATCGCCCTGAACCGCGACTTCTGGGGAATGCAGGTGAAGCCGGGGCTCGTGCTGTACCAGGCAGGCGAGGGCAAGGAGGGTGTGACCAAGCGCATCGACGGCTGGCTGCTCGACCGGGACGTGCCACCATCGGCCGAAGTGCCATTCAAGGTTCTACCGCGAAAGGTCAACCTGTTCGTCGACGACAAGGACACCGACGACCTGATCGAAGAGGGTAAGGCCTGGTCCGAGTACTACGAGCAGCCCGTCCGGTTGATGATCATCGACACCTTCAACAAGGCAATCACCGGCGCCAACGAGAACGCCGGCCAGGACATGGGTCGCGTGCTCTCTCGCCTCGAGCGGATATCGGAAGCGCTGGACTGCGCCGTGCTGGTACCAATGCACAAGTCAAAGCAGGGCGACATGCGGGGGCATACATCGCTCATGGGCGACGCATCCAACGTCCTCAACGTGACCAAGCTCGAAATCAGGGACGGCAACGGCCGACAGATACGCACCGTCTCGCTGGACAAAAACAAGGACGGGGAGGGCGGTCACCCGATGCGCTTCGTCCTGCGCCAGATCGTGCTGGGTGAGGAAGAGAACGGCAAGCCGCGCACCACCTGCGTGGTCGACCGACCCAATGGTGACGACGAGGCCCTGGTCGCAGAGGGCAAGCTGTCCCTCAACCAAACGCTGTTCCTACAGACGCTGCGCGACTCCATCGACATCGAGGGCGAGGACGCCCCGTTGGGCGTGACAGGCGTCCCGCGCGGCAAACGTGTCGTCCAGTACAAGGCCTTTGCCGCCCGGCTATGGAACAAATGGCCCTTCACCGCGCCCGAGCACGAGGTCGAGAAGCGGAAGAAGGAATTCAGCACTCAGGTCGGTGCCGCTGGCAAGCGCCTGGTCGCCCACGGCTATGTCGAGCGCCACAACGACACCGGGTTGATTTGGTGGACCGGCAAGAGCGATCGACCACCGCGCCAGCCAAAGCCGGTCGAGAAACCCGGCGCCGGCATATCACCAGCCGTCATGAAGGAACTCAAGGAAGAGGACGTGCCGTTTTGA